From one Lactiplantibacillus paraplantarum genomic stretch:
- a CDS encoding tRNA (cytidine(34)-2'-O)-methyltransferase — MTNHIALFEPLMPANTGNIARTCAGTDTALHLIEPLGFKIDDKHLKRAGLDYWDSVDITYHADLQDFLASIPNLDQLYLVSKFAEHDYADVDYSDTSKDHYFLFGKETTGLPEPFMRKYPEKAIRIPQDDSHIRALNLSNSAAIVIYEALRQQQFPNLERSHHYENDKLK, encoded by the coding sequence TTGACAAATCACATTGCGTTATTTGAACCGTTAATGCCGGCTAATACTGGTAATATTGCCCGGACCTGTGCCGGAACGGATACGGCCTTGCATTTAATTGAACCATTGGGCTTCAAAATTGATGATAAGCACCTAAAACGGGCTGGCTTGGACTACTGGGATAGTGTCGATATTACTTATCACGCTGACTTGCAAGACTTTTTAGCTAGTATTCCTAATTTAGATCAGCTGTACTTAGTGTCCAAGTTTGCTGAGCATGATTATGCGGATGTTGATTACAGTGATACCAGTAAGGATCATTACTTCTTATTTGGTAAGGAAACGACTGGTTTACCAGAACCCTTTATGCGCAAGTACCCGGAAAAAGCAATTCGAATTCCCCAAGATGATTCACATATTCGGGCTCTGAATTTATCGAATTCCGCTGCCATCGTGATTTATGAAGCCTTACGCCAACAACAATTTCCGAACCTTGAACGGTCACACCACTATGAAAATGATAAATTGAAGTAA
- the rpsN gene encoding 30S ribosomal protein S14, with the protein MAKKSKIAKAKRIEATVAKYAERRQALKAAGNYAELAKLPRNASPVRIHRRDSLDGRPHAYLRKFGMSRLNFRRLAHAGQIPGVKKASW; encoded by the coding sequence ATGGCAAAGAAATCAAAAATTGCGAAAGCAAAACGGATCGAAGCAACTGTGGCTAAGTATGCTGAACGGCGCCAAGCGCTTAAGGCTGCTGGTAACTATGCCGAATTAGCAAAATTACCGCGTAATGCCTCGCCCGTGCGTATTCATCGACGCGACTCACTTGACGGTCGACCACACGCTTACCTACGTAAGTTCGGCATGTCCCGTCTTAACTTTCGTCGCTTAGCACACGCTGGTCAAATTCCGGGTGTTAAAAAGGCGAGCTGGTAA
- a CDS encoding DNA translocase FtsK: MARRQATTKKRRTSTRKKKPTVAAKRQMTGNVIGLIGLLITVLALLKVGLVGMVFAEFFRAIAGNAYQIFAGLTLLVMGYLMIFGRWPRLTWRWWVGGNLFFFSYLLLLEIPMFNQLNRHTDFWQITWNLIKNDFSKGGMASNLGGGLVGAAGYSITYPLLANVGTILIALILMIASVYITFNLPFHKTMQVLRQGLIQLGQQLRAGYEQLAHVIRVQVARWRVHQQVRANQAATKPEPQATSAEPQSAVSAAATSTTAKPVSATSATPDSSADLNITVASDRDEPPAKSVPSMATPDHEQELQGTEVMDDADYQLPESTLLTKIPKTDQSAEYATIESNSQKLTTTLASFGVQVEVKNVSLGPSVTKYELHPAVGVKVSKVVNLADDLALALAAKDLRIEAPIPGKSLIGIEVPNKQISTVSFRDIVEAQPAHPTKPLAVPLGRDVSGNLVVADLSKMPHLLIAGSTGSGKSVAINVMITGLLMNTKPSQVKFMLIDPKKVELGVYNGIPHLLTPVVTEPKKAARALHKVVAEMERRYELFADSKQRNMQGYNQYIRQQNAADGQNRPVLPYIVVVVDELADLMMVTSSEVEDAIIRLGQMARAAGIHMILATQRPSVDVITGLIKANVPSRMAFAVSSGTDSRTIIDSNGAEKLLGRGDMLYQPMGMNKPLRVQGAYISDHDVEEVVNFIKAQQTADYDDSMLVKDDEADASGNGDPRDGEDEYYAEAVELVTDQQSASVSMLQRRFRIGYNRAARIVDEMEERGVVGPSEGSKPRKVYRQKSADEAPVPGDDVEHRV, from the coding sequence GTGGCGCGTAGACAAGCAACAACGAAAAAGCGCCGAACCTCGACGCGTAAGAAGAAGCCGACGGTTGCGGCTAAGCGACAGATGACTGGGAATGTCATTGGCCTGATAGGATTACTGATTACAGTACTAGCCTTGTTGAAAGTTGGATTAGTGGGCATGGTATTTGCAGAGTTTTTCCGAGCTATTGCTGGTAATGCCTACCAGATTTTTGCGGGCTTAACATTACTCGTAATGGGTTACTTAATGATTTTCGGTCGTTGGCCACGGCTGACTTGGCGGTGGTGGGTCGGTGGTAACTTGTTTTTCTTCAGTTACTTATTGTTATTAGAAATCCCAATGTTTAATCAATTAAACCGCCATACTGATTTTTGGCAGATTACTTGGAACCTGATCAAAAATGATTTTAGCAAGGGCGGCATGGCCAGCAATCTTGGTGGTGGCTTAGTTGGTGCTGCTGGGTACAGTATTACTTATCCACTGTTAGCCAATGTTGGGACCATTCTGATTGCACTGATTTTGATGATTGCGAGCGTGTACATCACCTTTAACTTGCCATTTCATAAGACTATGCAAGTATTACGTCAGGGGCTGATACAGTTGGGCCAGCAGTTGCGTGCGGGCTATGAGCAACTTGCCCACGTGATACGGGTTCAAGTGGCGCGCTGGCGTGTGCACCAGCAAGTGCGGGCCAACCAAGCGGCAACCAAACCTGAACCGCAGGCAACCTCGGCAGAACCGCAATCAGCAGTTTCTGCCGCAGCCACCAGTACAACTGCCAAGCCTGTTTCGGCAACTAGTGCAACGCCGGATTCATCAGCAGATTTGAATATTACGGTGGCCAGTGATCGTGATGAGCCACCAGCTAAATCAGTGCCTTCGATGGCGACACCAGATCATGAACAGGAATTACAAGGTACTGAGGTTATGGATGATGCGGACTATCAATTGCCAGAATCGACATTATTGACGAAAATTCCGAAAACGGATCAGAGCGCTGAATATGCAACAATCGAAAGTAACTCACAAAAGTTGACTACTACACTGGCGAGCTTTGGTGTACAGGTTGAAGTGAAAAACGTCAGTTTAGGGCCGTCCGTAACGAAGTATGAATTACATCCAGCAGTCGGTGTCAAGGTCAGTAAGGTCGTTAATTTAGCTGACGACTTGGCGTTGGCACTAGCCGCAAAGGACTTACGAATTGAAGCCCCCATTCCTGGTAAATCATTGATTGGAATCGAAGTGCCGAATAAGCAAATTTCAACGGTGTCGTTTCGAGATATCGTTGAAGCTCAACCGGCGCACCCAACGAAACCGCTGGCAGTACCGTTGGGTCGCGATGTTTCTGGTAATTTAGTTGTCGCGGATTTGTCCAAAATGCCGCACCTACTGATTGCCGGTTCAACGGGGAGTGGTAAGTCAGTAGCCATTAACGTGATGATTACGGGGCTACTGATGAACACGAAACCAAGTCAAGTTAAGTTCATGTTGATTGATCCTAAAAAGGTCGAATTAGGGGTTTACAATGGTATTCCGCATTTGCTGACGCCCGTGGTGACTGAGCCGAAGAAGGCCGCACGGGCATTGCATAAGGTGGTTGCTGAAATGGAACGGCGTTATGAATTATTTGCTGATTCTAAGCAGCGTAATATGCAGGGATATAATCAGTACATTCGCCAACAAAATGCAGCGGATGGACAAAATCGGCCCGTTTTACCGTATATCGTGGTGGTTGTTGATGAATTAGCCGATTTAATGATGGTCACTTCAAGTGAGGTTGAAGATGCGATTATCCGCTTAGGACAGATGGCCCGCGCGGCTGGAATTCATATGATCTTGGCCACACAACGGCCATCGGTAGATGTTATTACTGGGTTGATTAAGGCCAACGTGCCATCACGCATGGCGTTTGCCGTTTCAAGTGGGACGGATTCACGGACGATCATTGATAGTAATGGTGCTGAAAAGCTACTTGGACGTGGGGATATGCTTTACCAGCCAATGGGGATGAATAAGCCATTGCGGGTCCAGGGCGCTTATATTTCTGACCATGATGTTGAAGAAGTTGTTAACTTTATCAAAGCACAGCAGACGGCTGATTACGATGATAGTATGTTGGTCAAAGATGACGAGGCTGATGCCAGTGGTAATGGTGATCCACGTGATGGCGAAGACGAGTATTATGCTGAAGCTGTTGAGTTGGTGACTGACCAACAGTCAGCCAGTGTCTCAATGTTGCAACGGCGCTTTCGCATCGGATATAATCGAGCGGCACGGATTGTCGATGAAATGGAGGAACGCGGCGTAGTTGGGCCTTCTGAAGGAAGCAAACCACGCAAAGTTTATCGCCAGAAGTCGGCCGATGAGGCGCCAGTTCCAGGCGACGATGTCGAACATCGTGTGTAA
- the rsmH gene encoding 16S rRNA (cytosine(1402)-N(4))-methyltransferase RsmH, protein MATFEHTTVLLHEAIAALNVRPDGVYVDCTLGGGGHSREILQQLGPDGHLFSFDQDQTAIDYNQSNLAPYLERGQVTFIKSNFANLKTELNARGIEHVDGVVYDLGVSSPQFDDAARGFSYQHDAPLDMRMDQSQALTAQTVVNTWPYADLVRIFYRYGEEKFSKQVARLIERERAVQPIITTGQLVEIIKNAIPARARRTGGHPAKRVFQAIRIAVNNELGVLETSLEQAIDLIDVHGRVSVITFQSLEDRLVKTIFKEHSDLPELPPGLPVIPAEMQPDYRLVSRKPIVPSDAEIEANRRARSAKLRAIERLKLTNK, encoded by the coding sequence GTGGCAACATTTGAACACACAACGGTACTCTTACATGAAGCAATCGCCGCGTTAAACGTCCGGCCGGATGGTGTCTACGTGGATTGTACGTTAGGTGGTGGTGGTCATTCACGAGAAATCTTGCAACAGTTAGGTCCTGATGGTCATCTGTTTAGTTTTGATCAAGATCAAACGGCTATTGACTATAATCAAAGTAATTTAGCACCATATCTTGAACGCGGTCAGGTCACGTTCATCAAAAGTAACTTTGCAAACTTGAAAACCGAATTAAATGCCCGTGGGATTGAACACGTCGATGGTGTGGTTTACGACCTTGGGGTTTCGTCACCACAATTCGATGACGCTGCCCGGGGTTTTTCGTACCAACACGATGCCCCACTGGATATGCGGATGGATCAAAGTCAAGCGCTAACGGCGCAAACGGTCGTTAATACTTGGCCATATGCGGATCTTGTTCGAATCTTTTATCGTTATGGTGAGGAAAAGTTCTCTAAGCAGGTCGCGCGACTAATTGAACGTGAACGAGCAGTACAACCGATTATCACGACTGGTCAATTGGTCGAAATCATTAAGAATGCTATTCCCGCTCGAGCTCGGCGAACTGGTGGACATCCAGCCAAGCGGGTCTTCCAAGCGATTCGAATTGCAGTCAACAATGAGCTGGGGGTCCTTGAGACGTCACTTGAGCAAGCAATTGATCTAATCGATGTCCATGGTCGTGTCAGTGTGATTACGTTCCAATCATTAGAAGATCGATTGGTGAAGACGATTTTTAAAGAACACAGTGATTTACCGGAGTTACCACCTGGTTTACCAGTTATTCCGGCTGAGATGCAGCCAGATTACCGATTGGTCAGTCGTAAGCCAATCGTGCCTAGCGATGCGGAGATTGAGGCTAATCGTCGTGCTCGCAGTGCGAAGTTACGTGCTATCGAACGATTAAAGTTAACGAATAAATAA
- the mraZ gene encoding division/cell wall cluster transcriptional repressor MraZ, translated as MFFGEFEHALDAKGRLIIPAKFRELLGTAFVITRGMDGCIFGYPAERWATLQAQLDDLPLTRKDARAFVRFFYAAAAECELDKQGRVMIPTTLRQYAKLEKQCVIVGVSDRFEIWGAEQWQQFETETEANFDELAENLIDF; from the coding sequence ATGTTTTTTGGAGAATTTGAACATGCCTTAGATGCAAAAGGGCGGTTAATCATTCCTGCCAAGTTTCGTGAGTTGTTGGGAACGGCATTTGTGATAACGCGTGGTATGGATGGGTGTATTTTTGGCTATCCTGCTGAACGTTGGGCGACACTACAGGCACAGTTGGACGACTTGCCTTTGACGCGTAAGGATGCGCGGGCCTTTGTCCGTTTTTTCTATGCTGCGGCTGCCGAATGTGAATTAGACAAGCAGGGGCGAGTGATGATTCCTACCACGTTGAGACAATATGCGAAGTTGGAAAAGCAATGTGTGATCGTCGGCGTTTCTGATCGGTTTGAAATCTGGGGTGCCGAGCAATGGCAACAGTTTGAGACGGAAACTGAAGCGAACTTCGATGAGCTTGCAGAAAATTTAATTGATTTTTAG
- a CDS encoding NAD(P)-dependent oxidoreductase, protein MKIMIIGATGMAGSAITKLALDRGHTVVAIGRSETKLATLPANPNLQTKAQDAFDLTLSELQAVDVVVDAMATSPDKAYRHVDLATKLIAQLREQQRPRLVFILGAGSLTTGDDQHLFVHDIESNPANAAFVAIPQNQLAELTFLRTVTNVDWVGISPAATFTTGPATPVQYGQDTLLTNADGESVTNSGTMAVAVLDELEAPQHHQERFTVANQ, encoded by the coding sequence ATGAAAATTATGATTATTGGGGCAACCGGTATGGCCGGGTCAGCCATCACCAAACTAGCACTTGACCGTGGGCACACCGTTGTAGCCATCGGGCGCTCCGAAACAAAACTAGCGACCCTGCCGGCCAACCCTAACTTACAGACCAAGGCCCAAGATGCGTTTGACCTAACATTATCCGAATTACAAGCGGTTGATGTGGTCGTGGATGCCATGGCCACTAGTCCGGACAAAGCTTATCGACACGTAGATCTCGCAACTAAGCTCATCGCGCAACTTCGTGAACAGCAACGACCACGCCTCGTCTTTATTCTAGGTGCTGGTAGTTTAACCACTGGCGATGATCAGCACCTCTTCGTACACGACATCGAAAGTAATCCGGCTAACGCTGCTTTTGTCGCCATTCCGCAAAATCAATTGGCCGAACTGACTTTCTTACGGACGGTCACCAACGTCGATTGGGTGGGCATCTCCCCAGCCGCAACCTTCACGACCGGTCCCGCCACTCCGGTTCAATACGGTCAAGATACGTTGCTAACGAACGCTGATGGTGAATCCGTGACCAATAGTGGGACGATGGCGGTCGCCGTTTTAGACGAGCTTGAAGCACCTCAACATCATCAGGAACGGTTTACAGTCGCCAACCAGTAA
- the brnQ gene encoding branched-chain amino acid transport system II carrier protein produces MHNRLSGRNLLFIGTMLFGLFFGAGNLIFPIFLGQQSGQHVGAAIIGLLITGIGLPLLGVIGMGLTRSQGVFDLATNVNRPYAYVFTVLLYFTLGPLFAMPRLATTAFQIGLAPFLTAKSQSGVLLVFSIAFFVVTWLLARNPGKIMTYVGKWLTPLFLLLLGALILVALIKPLGTLNVAASGAYIKHPILTGFTEGYNTMDALASLAFGIVVIDAIRDLGVRDPGQIATDTIKAGLISMSLMAVIYGLLAIMGTMSLGRFAPAENGGITLAQIADAYFGRFGNVLLALIVIIACLKTAIGLTSAFGDTLHGMFPKISYHWLITLACLIPAILANVGLTEMITYSTPVLMFLYPLAIVLILLAVLAPWLGMSRWLYGMTTAWTMIPAILAGINAMPSAWLQASWLQALLHLNAWLPLAGLGLGWSVPALIGFILGWLISRKQQATSSLH; encoded by the coding sequence ATGCATAACCGTTTATCAGGGCGGAATTTGCTCTTCATTGGCACCATGTTATTTGGACTCTTTTTTGGTGCTGGTAACTTAATTTTTCCAATTTTTTTGGGCCAACAATCAGGTCAACACGTTGGCGCGGCCATTATCGGCCTATTGATTACTGGGATTGGGCTCCCGTTACTAGGTGTCATTGGCATGGGCCTAACGCGTAGTCAGGGCGTTTTCGACCTAGCCACTAATGTCAACCGCCCTTACGCCTATGTTTTCACCGTACTACTATATTTTACTCTCGGCCCACTATTTGCAATGCCGAGGTTAGCAACCACCGCCTTTCAGATTGGACTGGCTCCCTTTTTGACCGCCAAGTCACAATCTGGGGTTTTATTGGTCTTCTCAATCGCCTTTTTCGTGGTCACCTGGCTCCTCGCTCGTAATCCAGGCAAGATCATGACTTACGTTGGCAAGTGGCTCACCCCCCTCTTTTTACTATTATTAGGGGCCTTAATACTCGTAGCCCTCATCAAACCATTGGGGACACTGAACGTTGCCGCTAGTGGCGCTTATATCAAACATCCAATTCTAACTGGATTCACTGAAGGTTACAATACAATGGATGCACTAGCTTCGTTAGCCTTTGGCATCGTCGTCATCGATGCGATTCGTGACCTCGGTGTACGCGATCCAGGCCAAATCGCAACTGACACGATCAAGGCCGGCCTGATCAGTATGAGTCTAATGGCCGTCATCTATGGCTTACTAGCGATTATGGGGACCATGAGCTTAGGCCGATTTGCCCCAGCTGAAAACGGGGGCATTACGTTAGCTCAAATTGCCGATGCATACTTTGGTCGATTCGGTAACGTCTTACTGGCTTTAATTGTTATTATCGCTTGTTTAAAAACTGCTATCGGTCTCACCTCAGCTTTCGGTGATACGTTGCATGGAATGTTTCCTAAGATTTCCTATCATTGGCTAATCACACTTGCTTGCCTCATTCCGGCCATTCTCGCCAATGTTGGGCTAACTGAAATGATTACTTATTCAACCCCAGTCCTGATGTTTCTTTACCCGCTCGCCATTGTGTTAATCCTACTGGCCGTATTAGCCCCTTGGCTTGGGATGTCCCGGTGGCTATACGGAATGACAACTGCCTGGACTATGATTCCGGCCATTCTAGCTGGAATTAACGCCATGCCATCCGCTTGGTTGCAAGCGTCCTGGTTGCAAGCCTTGCTTCACCTCAACGCCTGGTTACCGCTTGCCGGTCTAGGTCTAGGCTGGAGTGTCCCCGCACTAATTGGGTTCATCTTAGGTTGGCTAATCAGTCGTAAGCAGCAAGCAACTTCAAGTTTACATTAA
- a CDS encoding DUF3397 domain-containing protein — MRELWTTWYGQLIFLAAISMIILGVKRVAHRVWPHGLRLLDFWPPFLIVFTHFLTLQATDSSLAPYEVLSLMILGIGLTLIEAVERGEILYWRFFKLYWRGAELLTLVVYILALASHFLLS, encoded by the coding sequence ATGCGAGAGTTATGGACCACTTGGTATGGGCAGCTGATTTTCTTGGCCGCAATTTCAATGATCATTTTAGGTGTCAAACGGGTCGCACACCGCGTTTGGCCACATGGTTTAAGGCTGTTAGATTTTTGGCCACCATTTTTAATTGTTTTTACCCACTTTTTGACACTGCAAGCAACGGACAGTTCGCTGGCACCTTATGAAGTGTTATCCTTGATGATTTTGGGGATCGGATTAACCCTCATTGAAGCTGTCGAACGGGGAGAAATCCTGTATTGGCGCTTTTTTAAGCTTTATTGGCGGGGGGCGGAACTGTTGACGCTCGTCGTGTATATTTTGGCATTAGCTAGTCATTTCTTGCTATCGTAA
- a CDS encoding DUF4044 domain-containing protein — translation MKKKSTFQKITMIVIWLMIISTIGSLVLTALSGLGLLTF, via the coding sequence ATGAAGAAGAAATCAACTTTTCAAAAAATTACGATGATCGTTATCTGGTTAATGATCATTTCGACCATTGGTTCATTGGTGCTGACTGCCCTATCCGGGTTAGGTTTACTCACTTTCTAG
- the ftsL gene encoding cell division protein FtsL, with protein sequence MAQNGLARELPQQTPGATTPVHKTKPVVTPNPSIKTQRVAFSMFEKVLCVGLSLVVFGLAIMLVSTNITTGNAQSQLQTVQTKVTKVQAKNTSAAQEISELSSRSRLNKIAKQYGLSLNNGSIRNVYK encoded by the coding sequence ATGGCCCAAAATGGATTAGCGCGGGAGTTGCCACAGCAGACTCCTGGCGCAACCACCCCGGTACATAAAACTAAACCCGTTGTGACCCCGAACCCGTCTATTAAGACACAACGGGTCGCATTTTCAATGTTTGAGAAAGTATTGTGTGTTGGCTTGAGTTTGGTGGTTTTTGGTTTAGCCATTATGTTAGTTTCAACGAACATTACGACTGGTAACGCACAAAGTCAGTTACAGACGGTGCAGACAAAAGTAACTAAAGTGCAGGCGAAAAATACGTCGGCCGCACAGGAAATTAGTGAACTTTCAAGTCGAAGCCGTTTAAATAAAATTGCTAAGCAGTACGGGCTATCACTCAATAACGGTAGCATAAGGAATGTTTACAAATGA
- a CDS encoding AI-2E family transporter, which produces MKPDSQKRRWSTQRLIRILVIILLVLTIFFMGRQVDWLLDPVRQFFSIVGLPIILAGVLYYLLNPLVDWLEKRFHVRRTWTIIGLFIVVVALLALGIIAIIPTIRDQTLSIINDWPTYWKNASTEVNRWINDPQLSGIRDQLESWNTDLSKLVSGRFSKYLTGTVTSLTGVFSTVTTVIIGLITMPFILFYLLRDGHQLPKYMAKFVPTKARSGFLEVLTEINSQVSNYIRGQLTVAFFVAVMFAVGYSIIGLKFALTLGIAAGILNLIPYLGSFLAMVPSVVIALVTSPWMLVQVLIVFVIEQTIEGRFISPLVLGSSLDIHPITILVVLLAAGKIFGLMGVIFGIPGYAILKVLWTHLFDWYRRSSGLYEPEKKPSVDDKP; this is translated from the coding sequence TTGAAACCTGATTCACAGAAGCGACGATGGTCAACCCAACGGCTTATTCGGATTTTAGTCATTATTTTGTTAGTATTGACGATCTTCTTTATGGGCAGGCAAGTTGATTGGTTGTTGGACCCGGTCCGGCAATTCTTTAGTATCGTCGGCCTGCCGATTATTTTGGCTGGCGTCTTGTACTACTTGCTTAATCCGCTGGTTGACTGGCTAGAAAAACGTTTTCACGTGCGACGGACTTGGACGATCATTGGGCTATTTATTGTGGTTGTCGCGCTGCTAGCGTTAGGCATTATTGCAATTATCCCAACGATTCGCGACCAAACCTTATCGATCATCAATGACTGGCCTACTTACTGGAAAAATGCCAGCACAGAAGTTAATCGCTGGATCAATGATCCGCAACTCAGTGGTATTCGTGATCAACTCGAGAGCTGGAATACGGACCTCAGTAAGTTGGTGAGTGGTCGCTTTTCGAAGTACTTGACTGGGACGGTGACTTCGCTTACGGGCGTATTCAGCACTGTGACGACCGTCATCATTGGGTTGATAACGATGCCGTTTATTCTTTTCTACCTATTACGCGATGGTCATCAGCTACCCAAGTATATGGCTAAGTTTGTGCCCACCAAGGCACGCTCGGGATTTTTAGAAGTGTTAACGGAAATCAATTCACAAGTCAGTAATTACATTCGTGGTCAATTGACCGTGGCGTTCTTTGTTGCTGTGATGTTTGCGGTCGGGTACAGCATTATTGGACTGAAATTTGCTTTGACGTTAGGAATTGCGGCTGGAATCTTAAATCTGATTCCGTATTTAGGTTCCTTCCTCGCGATGGTGCCCTCGGTGGTGATTGCGTTAGTCACTTCGCCGTGGATGCTGGTCCAAGTTCTGATTGTCTTCGTCATCGAACAAACGATTGAAGGCCGCTTTATTTCACCGTTAGTCCTAGGGAGTAGCTTAGATATTCATCCGATTACGATTCTAGTCGTCTTATTAGCGGCTGGTAAAATCTTTGGGTTGATGGGCGTTATTTTCGGGATTCCGGGCTATGCGATTTTGAAAGTCTTATGGACGCATCTCTTTGACTGGTATCGACGCTCTTCAGGACTATATGAACCAGAAAAAAAGCCATCAGTTGATGATAAGCCTTAA
- a CDS encoding magnesium transporter CorA family protein — protein MLQYFTTGQNGLLTTPDDHHDQPYWINAERPTPDEIDQLVTQFDLPKDYLTAILDDAEVSRAEQLATTQSGQPILIVMQYPKLTTSDLGYLEFQVYPFALILVDDVVLTVSNYPASFIQDFVMDPASSKLSLDNHEDFVLAIMWYIEHSFVTALELINHRTTTLESRLNQATHNVELFRIMAYQKSLIRFKAALNQNAPTLDAVENSVTHFNAPHHQSLTNDIKIETQQATDMADTTNQILQQYSQLVGSVISNNLNDVMKFLTSLTMVLTIPTIIGGIYGMNVKLPGASLVHAFTWLMLGTIILCIISIEYLRNHDYF, from the coding sequence TTGTTACAATATTTCACGACTGGCCAAAATGGCCTTTTGACCACGCCCGACGACCATCACGACCAACCTTACTGGATCAACGCTGAACGACCAACCCCCGATGAAATCGACCAACTGGTGACCCAATTCGATCTACCTAAAGATTACTTGACGGCCATACTAGATGATGCGGAGGTCTCACGAGCAGAACAGTTAGCCACAACGCAGTCCGGTCAGCCGATTTTAATCGTTATGCAGTATCCCAAGCTAACCACAAGTGACTTAGGCTATTTGGAATTTCAAGTCTATCCCTTTGCTCTGATTTTAGTAGACGACGTTGTTCTCACCGTCAGCAACTATCCGGCCAGTTTCATCCAAGATTTTGTGATGGACCCGGCGTCCTCCAAATTAAGTCTGGATAACCATGAAGATTTTGTTCTAGCTATCATGTGGTATATCGAACACAGCTTTGTGACCGCGCTTGAGCTAATTAACCACCGGACAACAACATTGGAAAGTCGCTTAAACCAAGCCACTCACAATGTGGAACTCTTTCGAATCATGGCCTATCAGAAATCATTGATTCGCTTCAAAGCTGCCCTTAATCAGAATGCGCCGACACTAGACGCGGTCGAGAATTCAGTTACCCATTTTAATGCGCCCCACCACCAATCGCTCACGAATGACATTAAGATTGAAACCCAGCAAGCAACTGACATGGCTGATACGACTAACCAAATTCTACAACAGTATAGTCAGTTAGTTGGTTCGGTCATTTCCAACAACTTAAATGATGTGATGAAATTCTTAACTTCACTCACCATGGTCCTAACGATTCCAACGATTATCGGCGGCATTTATGGTATGAACGTCAAATTACCTGGGGCCAGTCTCGTCCACGCTTTTACTTGGCTGATGCTTGGGACGATTATTCTCTGCATTATTAGCATTGAATATTTACGAAACCATGACTATTTTTAA
- a CDS encoding methyltransferase domain-containing protein: MKKIDRGIQFVQANIGRFRCLVCNQAYVTIDGHSLCCPNGHQVDFSKKGTLYFLTHQVASEYDANMLAARRRVLQAGFFGPIVQAINAALPKTAQRILDIGSGEGTPLADLLTLHANPADVGIGFDISKDGVNLATQLTTSAYYCVADLAQLPFTDGAFTAIMDVFSPSAYQEFERVLAPGGQLLKIVPNPEYLVELRHLLFKPTDRQYQYDNQRVLDLFAQHYPAAKRQRIQYQVALDDIDFNDLLVMTPLHWGADAEQLTIAKQQGLTKITVDVSLLTMQKG, translated from the coding sequence GTGAAAAAAATTGACCGCGGCATCCAGTTTGTTCAGGCAAACATTGGCCGCTTTCGGTGCTTAGTTTGTAACCAAGCATATGTGACAATTGACGGCCACAGCTTATGCTGTCCCAATGGGCATCAAGTGGATTTTTCTAAAAAAGGGACGTTGTATTTTTTGACGCATCAGGTTGCTAGTGAATATGATGCCAATATGTTAGCGGCCCGCCGCCGTGTTTTGCAAGCTGGCTTTTTCGGCCCGATTGTTCAGGCCATTAATGCGGCGTTGCCAAAAACGGCGCAACGAATCTTAGATATTGGTAGTGGTGAAGGGACGCCGTTAGCTGACTTGCTGACATTACATGCTAATCCTGCTGATGTTGGGATTGGCTTTGATATTAGTAAAGACGGGGTTAACTTAGCCACCCAATTGACAACATCCGCTTATTATTGTGTGGCAGATTTGGCCCAGTTGCCTTTTACTGATGGGGCGTTTACGGCTATTATGGACGTTTTCTCGCCATCCGCTTACCAAGAGTTTGAACGGGTACTAGCCCCCGGTGGGCAGTTACTGAAGATTGTGCCTAATCCTGAATATTTAGTTGAACTGCGCCACCTGTTATTTAAGCCAACTGATCGCCAATATCAGTATGATAATCAACGTGTGTTAGATCTGTTTGCTCAGCATTATCCAGCTGCTAAGCGGCAACGAATTCAATATCAGGTTGCACTTGATGACATTGACTTTAACGACTTATTAGTAATGACGCCACTGCACTGGGGGGCGGATGCTGAACAATTGACGATTGCTAAACAGCAAGGACTAACCAAGATTACGGTTGATGTGAGTTTACTGACGATGCAAAAAGGTTAA